The DNA segment GCCGACCCGGCGCGCGCGATGGAGGACTACAAGGCGTCGCTGCGGCTGGGCAGCGCGTCCAGCGTGCCGGAGCTGTACCGCGCGGCAGGCGTGGAGTTCCGCTTCGACCGCGACTACATCCGCGGCCTGACGGCCTTCCTGACCACGCAGCTCCGGCGCGACGCGGCCGACTGAAGCCCACACGGCAGCGGCGGCCTTCCATAACGTGGAAGGCCGCCGGTGTCATGCCGGTCAGTAGCGGTAGGTGGTCGTCTCGCTGACGTTCACACGGACCGTGCGGCCCTGCCCCCGGTCCACCGTGACGGTCACGCTGCTGGCGCCGCGGACCAGCACGCCCTGGAAGCCGGTGGTGGTGCTCACGCTCTGCTGGAGCACGTAACCCTGCCCCTGGAGATCCTCGATCTTGCGGTCGTAGGCCGAGCGGGCCGGGTCCTGGGCGGGCGCCACCGCGCCGAGCAGTTCCCCGATGAAGTCCAGCACTGTGTTCCCGGTGCCCGAGGGCGTCACGGGCGGGGTCGCCACCGGGCGGGGCATCGGGGTCGGGGCCCGGCCCTGCGG comes from the Deinococcus metalli genome and includes:
- a CDS encoding PEGA domain-containing protein, producing the protein AGTFPVRVQAPGFRDYTTTVSIRGGATTNLNVEFAPQGRAPTPMPRPVATPPVTPSGTGNTVLDFIGELLGAVAPAQDPARSAYDRKIEDLQGQGYVLQQSVSTTTGFQGVLVRGASSVTVTVDRGQGRTVRVNVSETTTYRY